Genomic window (Falco cherrug isolate bFalChe1 chromosome 4, bFalChe1.pri, whole genome shotgun sequence):
CAGACAAAGGCTCCCTTGCCCTGCTCCCAAATCCCTGTATTGTccccagcagggaagggaaatgtGGAGCCGGGGTGtgctgagctcagcacagcagcatcccgCCAGCCCTGGCACACCGTGAGGTGGAAAAGCGGCTGTGACAGAGCTGGCATCAGCTTGTTTGGGGCCAGGCTGTGACCCAGAAAGagtgaacaaaaaaagaaaacagggagaaaaagaaatgtctggTGGTTGGGGTGGGGTGAAGCTCAGCACCTGTGGGAGCCACCATTTCTCCTCTGCCACCTCCCTTCTCTCTGGACCTTGCAGTGGATGTGGCTCCTGGTGTCTCCCCCAACTTTGGGAGTCCCCATCCTTCCTTCAGGCATGAAACACACCTGCCCCCCCTGTACCACAGCCTGAATGCTTGTCCACCCCGTACGTCACAGCTCAGGACTGCCTTTGTCCGGGCAGCAGCGGGGCAGGATTAGCCCCGCACGCATGAGCAGGCTGACCCCGCTGGGAGGGCAGCGGGATTTGCTGGTCCCCATCTCCCGGCCATGCCTGAGCCCACTCTGAAAGGGAGCCCGCAGCCCGCTGCTGATGCTAATCCCCGCGCGTGGGCTCCTGGCCGGCGGCCTCTATATAGACCCCCGCTGCCAGCACCTGGGGGGGTCTGCGGCGCGGGGGCAGGCGAGCAGGATGGCACTGCGGGTAAGCGCTGTGGGTGAGCACCGTGGGCAAGCACTGTTCCAGGCTCCGGCACTGTGGTAAGCACTTGTGCCAGGCTCCAGCACCATGGGTAAGCACTGTGCCAGGCTTCGGCACCACGGTTAAGCACTGTGCCAGGCTCCGGCACTGCAGGTAAGCACTGTGCCAGGCTCCGGCACTGCAGGTAAGCACTGTGCCAGGCtctggcactgcctgccctgcctgaggGGAGACAGCACAGGCTCAGGTTGGGGATAAAGGACATCGGTACAGATAAGGGCAAGAAAGGTAGAAATCCTGAAAGACCTGGGATGCTATTTGCAGTGCTGCCCCTCTATTTCAGCCCAGTCCAGACTATTGCAAAACCATGAGCTTCCCAGTTTTGATAAAGGGCAATAGGAGAGATCCTTCATCTCGGTTAcaccagggctgggctggggtaATGTTGCCCTGATGGGCACTTGTGGCTTAGAGGGTTTAAGCTGAGACCAAAATACAGGCGATGCTTTAGCAGAGGAGCCCTGTGCTTTGCCATCCATCTCCACCGGGACAGCCGGCAGCAGAGGGAACTGCTGTTTCCTGTGTACATGGTGTGTTGTTGCTGGGGTGGCTGTAATGATGACAAGCAAAGAGTCAAGGCAAGATGAGCCTGGGTGCTGCCACCGCCATTTGCTGTTTGAAACCAGAAAGTCAGCTCCATCAGATCTCTGCGTTTCACAGAAGCGAATGCTCATGTGGTCAGAGCCTTCAAATGACCCTGCGTGGGTTCCCAAAGCTGCCCTCCAAAAGTAGCCAGGCATGAGGGCATGAGGCTGGCCATCGTCATGTCTCAGCTCTGGCCCAAAAATGCACACAACCCAAAAATGCATTGGAAAAATAGGAAATCAtggcaaagaaataaacagggGAGTGAAAGTCCTGATCTGTAgggagggagaggcaggcaTGCAGCTGGCAGTGGAGATGCTAAGGCTGGAGAGATTTTTCCCAGCGTGAGCAGTAAGTTTGGGAGAGGGGGATGTTCAGAAACGCAAGATCATTAGAGTgctaaaaaaagggggggggtgtgtgtaaaATGGCAAGCACTTCCTATTAAAATGAGTTATTTAATAAAACTATGAATTATTcaaaaaggaacattttccaGCTCATTTTATGCAAGTTTAACCTTGGAGAGGGGGGAGCGGGTGGAAGGGTGGAACGAGGGATCAGGCAGAAGCTCATGAGAAGTCACCCATGCCGCACTGGGTGAGGATGGGCTGGGTGCCATATTATGCACATTCTTTGATCTGCCCTTGTCTTTCACACCCTGCTTCAAAGCAACACAAAGTTTCTGCTTCAGATTTTGTATTGCCcaggtggggagaggagcagggtggCTTTGTGTCCTGCTGACAATGAAGGCACTCAGGttcttctttaatttttgctATCTGATCCCCCCCAGCTCTTATAAAAGACCCTGGGGGCAGCAAACCCCACCTCACCAACTGGATATTgtcacaatttcattttttatcaaTTTAGAGACCTTGAACTTATTTAGGAGTGAGAAAAAGGCAGGGGCAGAGAGTGTGCCTGCGTGGGAAAGGAGTGGGGGAAGGACAGAGTGAGAAAGATGGAGAAGTGTAAGGAATGAACAGGGCTGTGCACCTCTCCCATCTTGCCATGTTTCACCATCACCTCCTCGTTGGCAGTTTGAGGCCCTGTACCCAGAGGGGATGTGTCCTGGCTGGAGCGTCGTGGTCAAGGGCGAGACCAGTTCCAGTACAAGCATGTAAGGACACACTCTGCTCACAGCTCTCCTGGCTTGTGAGAGCCAACAGCGTCGCTCCACGGCTCTCTACCAATTCTTTGTCTCATTGTCTTAggtttgaaattaatttgctcTGTGATCCTGGAGACCAAATTGCTCTCCACTTTAACCCTCGTTTCTCCAGCTCCAGAATCATCTGCAACTCCTTCCTTGCCAACCactgggggaaggaagaggttAATAGCACCTTCCCCTTCGAAGCAAAGGAGCCATTCCAGGTAACCCTGTGTCACCCCACAGGTGTCCTTGGGTGGGCCAGGAGTGACCCTGCCGATATTGGGGTCTTCCTCATGGATCTAGCCCTGCTTTTCCACGAGCACCATACTCAGCAACATCCCCTCTGGCTCTGTCTCCTTGTTAGCACTTCTGTTGTATCCTGATTTGCTGCTGATTTACACCCAACTCTGACACAGACATGCAGAGCTCCAGCAATAATTTGTGGATGCTGCGTTTGTTTACAGTTTAGGCTTTACATTATCACCAGTTTCTGCTATATGAAGAGCTCaatttttccctccttttgcCCAAAATGGGGGCGAGCAGTGCGCTTGTCAGCTCTGGCAGGATTTAAAGTGGGTTGTAGGTCCATGTGCCAAGATCTGGGCACTCACTGACAGGATGGCAGCAAGGTCTGGTAAGGATGTGTGACCACATGGTGACCATAACACAGTTTCTCTTTCAGGTTGAAATCTACTCTGACCAGGACTATTTCCACATTTTCATCgatgaaaacaaaatcttgcAGTACAAGCATCGACAGAAGCAGCTTTCATCCATCACCAAGCTGCAGATTCTCAATGATATTGAGATTTCTTCAGTGGAAATCACCAAACGAGGCCTCTACTAGAGTTTGGAGTTGGAGCAGTCTCACAGACCATACCCCCTTGAGCTCCTGATGTAGCCAGGGACCATCTCCTCCCCTTCTCCACTCAACATGTGCCATCACTGGCAAGGGAGCTAGCTGCGCCTGTGTTGATAGTGGAAGTGATGGCCATTCCCACTGCACACCATCGAGCACCCAGCCATGTTCCTAACTGTATCCCAGATCATCAAAGATCTTCTGCCCCTACACCTTTGGGTGGATGATGGCCTCTGTAGTTCTTATCATTGTCGTTGGACAGCCTGAGAGACTGCTGCAGCACGTAGAAGTCTGCCCTGCGTCGTCTGGACACCTGAACGTTACCTTAAAAACTGTGTTTGCCCAAGAGTATGGGGTGAATTAACCCCAGTCCTCAGCTGGCCATGTGGCACAGGATTTAATGGACATGCATGTTAGGGATGGAAAGGGACGATTCTTTCCAGGAGCTGGGTAAAAGTGCTACCACGATTGCCAATAAAATCAAACAAGGAAATCCCTGCTGATATGTCACTGGGCAGATCAATCAAGTTACTGATTCCCTGCAAATCTCCAGGCATGAACAAGGGCTGGTGACTGGGCAGGAGGACACAGGCTGAGGGTTGCTTGGTTTTGGCACTGggaaaatactgcctttttgCTTTGAGGGCTAACACAAAATGAAAGTCCCTTGTAGACAGATGAGGGTGGTAAGAGTCAACTCACAAGATATTTCCAGAGGTTCCTATCACCAGTTGAGAGATGTTTGCTCAGCCTGTATCCTCGGAACTCCAGGCTCCTTAGATAGACTAAGGGTGATGTAGTAGGTCAGAAAAGGGTAAAAGCTTGCAGGCACATAAAAG
Coding sequences:
- the GRIFIN gene encoding grifin, with protein sequence MALRFEALYPEGMCPGWSVVVKGETSSSTSMFEINLLCDPGDQIALHFNPRFSSSRIICNSFLANHWGKEEVNSTFPFEAKEPFQVEIYSDQDYFHIFIDENKILQYKHRQKQLSSITKLQILNDIEISSVEITKRGLY